The genome window ACGCCACGACAGCTTGGGCCACAAGCAGCATGCTGTGCAGGTCCAGGCAATCAATGCGGCGCGCATCGTGCGGACCCGCGCTGCCGGTCAAGGTATCGCCCAATTCGTCGCGTAGCGCCTGCAACTGCGATTGAGCGCGCAGAAGTCCTGCCCGCGTGCGGAAGGGGCCGGCATCCGCTTGCATGGTTTCTTGAAGACGCCGCAGCAAGGCCGCCGCATTGGGCGGATTGACTCGCGAGTCGTCTTGTTCCAGTGCGTGGATACGCACAGCTTCCTGCACACGCAGCGCAGCGGCAGACAGCGCGGGCGCCGCCTGAGCCGCCTCTGCGGCATACCGCCCTGCCCGCAAACCAAATGCCACGGCCTCGGTGATGGCATTGCCTGACAGGCGGTTGGCCCCGTTGGCGCCACCCACTGCCTCGCCGGCGGCGAACAAACGCGGCACATCTGACTGCATGTCCACGCCCACGCGCACGCCGCCCATGTGATAGTGCGCAATGGGCGCCACTTCGACCATGTCGCGGGTCAAATCGATGCCATTGGATGCCAGCGTGTCGATGATCGGACCAAAGGCCTCGCGCAATTTCTCGGGCGGTACATGCCGAAAGCTCAAGTAGGCGCCGCCTGCCGGTGTGCCGCGTCCAGCTTCCACTTCTTTGACGATGGCGTAGGTAGCCGCATCCCGCGTCACAACATACCGGCCGGTAGCCTGCGACGCGCTGTCGTAATTGCCGACAAACGGTTCGCCCAATCCGTTCAGCAGCTCGCCGCCCAGCTTGTAGCGAAACGGGTCCCACATGATCGGGTCCAGACCGACCAGCCTGGGTGCCAAATGCCCGATCGGAAAGAACTGCACAAACTCCATATCGATCAACCGTGCACCCGCCCGCGCCGCCAAAGCGTATCCATCGCCGCCCATATTGCTGGACGCGCTGTTGCGGCGGTACAAACGTGTCAGCCCGCCCGTGGCGACGATGACGGCGCCCGCCCGGATCACTACCGGCCGGCCGCTGTCCAGGTGCAGCGCCAGCGCGCCGGCCGCAACGCCATCACGCACCAGCACATCCACCACATACAGATCACCCGCGCGGCGAATACTGTCATGCCGGGCGACCTGCGTGCGCAATGTCTTGGCCACTGCCGGACCGGTATTCAGATAGTCCACGTACACACAGCGAGGCCGGTCATGCCCCGGTGCATGGGCCTGACGCAGATGAGTGGCCTCGCGCGCCCAGCCCACGCCCCAACGCTCAAGCAGCCGGATGGCATCCACGCCTTCTTCACACAGCAGCCGCGCCAGCGGCTCGCTGCACAAGCCCCGGCCAGCGCGCAGTG of Achromobacter seleniivolatilans contains these proteins:
- a CDS encoding FAD-binding protein, which encodes MMNDLDIDTDVLVIGAGAAGMSAAVAAAENGARVLLADRSLIGRGGATIMAQMTVAAALGEQTEDHWRHHYDDTLRAGRGLCSEPLARLLCEEGVDAIRLLERWGVGWAREATHLRQAHAPGHDRPRCVYVDYLNTGPAVAKTLRTQVARHDSIRRAGDLYVVDVLVRDGVAAGALALHLDSGRPVVIRAGAVIVATGGLTRLYRRNSASSNMGGDGYALAARAGARLIDMEFVQFFPIGHLAPRLVGLDPIMWDPFRYKLGGELLNGLGEPFVGNYDSASQATGRYVVTRDAATYAIVKEVEAGRGTPAGGAYLSFRHVPPEKLREAFGPIIDTLASNGIDLTRDMVEVAPIAHYHMGGVRVGVDMQSDVPRLFAAGEAVGGANGANRLSGNAITEAVAFGLRAGRYAAEAAQAAPALSAAALRVQEAVRIHALEQDDSRVNPPNAAALLRRLQETMQADAGPFRTRAGLLRAQSQLQALRDELGDTLTGSAGPHDARRIDCLDLHSMLLVAQAVVASALAREESRGAHQREDFPSLDPDWRLNQTAVLDPQGWRLEPQAVWTAGPHQETAGAT